In the Euphorbia lathyris chromosome 5, ddEupLath1.1, whole genome shotgun sequence genome, one interval contains:
- the LOC136231303 gene encoding peroxisome biogenesis protein 22, translated as MAESSKEELLQLIKRFGAYITVKMSNLFSISFHNLDSRSVGAIAGLAIAIVFTWRHFRSPSGTQRRQPKRQASTTSSSVVSSQSNSALIPSGVCSSSSSEDLRAQNAVDEFFQPVKPTLGQIVRQKLSEGRKVTCRLLGVILEESSPEEIQKQATVRSSVLEVLLEITKFCDLYLMERVIDDESEKKVLSALENAGVFTSGGLVKDKVLFCSTENGRASFVRQLEPDWHIDTNHEIVSQLSRFIKYQLHISAIRPERTAANVLSSPMLEQFFGCI; from the exons ATGGCCGAGTCATCCAAGGAAGAGCTGCTTCAGCTGATCAAGCGATTCGGTGCTTACATAACCGTCAAAATGTCCAATCTCTTCTCGATCTCTTTCCATAATCTG GATTCTAGATCTGTTGGTGCCATTGCTGGGCTGGCCATTGCAATAGTCTTTACCTGGAGGCATTTCAGGTCACCTAGTGGAACCCAAAGAAGGCAACCCAAAAGACAAGCTTCTACAACTAGTAGTTCTGTTGTCAGTAGTCAATCAAATTCAGCACTCATACCTTCGGGAGTttgttcatcttcttcttctgaggATTTGAGAGCCCAAAACGCTGTGGATGAGTTTTTCCAGCCAGTGAAA CCGACTTTGGGACAGATAGTTAGGCAGAAATTGAGTGAAGGGAGAAAG GTCACTTGTCGTTTGCTTGGAGTAATCCTTGAGGAAAGTAGTCCAGAGGAGATTCAG AAACAAGCAACTGTGCGGTCCTCTGTGCTGGAAGTACTGTTGGAGATAACAAAGTTTTGTGATCTTTATCTCATGGAAAGAGTAATTGACGACGAAAGTGAA AAAAAGGTGCTTTCAGCTTTGGAGAATGCAGGAGTTTTCACTTCTGGCGGTTTGGTCAAAGATAAG GTTCTCTTCTGTAGCACAGAAAACGGACGAGCATCTTTTGTCCGGCAACTAGAACCAGATTGGCACATCGACACCAATCATGAAATTGTTTCTCAATTATCT AGGTTTATCAAATATCAGCTTCACATTTCTGCTATTAGACCTGAAAGGACCGCTGCAAACGTGCTCAGCTCTCCCATGTTGGAACAGTTTTTTGGATGCATTTGA